From one Trueperella pyogenes genomic stretch:
- the aspA gene encoding aspartate ammonia-lyase has translation MLAFRIEEDLLGPRQIPNDVYYGVHTQRAIENFPISGRTINDTPDFIRGMVMVKKAEALANRDKRVLSSSVAEAIVNACDLILDEGRCMDQFPVDAFQGGAGTSVNMNTNEVIANLALETLGKEKGDYDVIHPNDHVNKSQSTNDAYPTGFRIALYCMCEKFITELDRLRDAFNKVAREHMHVLKMGRTQLQDAVPMTVGQEFAAYSVLMEEEARNVRRQMELLLEVNLGATAIGTKLNTPEGFQEAVVGRLAEVTGLPVRAAPNLIEATSDTGAYVAISSAFKRIATKVSMICNDLRLLSSGPRAGFNEINLPQMQAGSSIMPAKVNPVIPEVVNQVCFKVIGNDFTVTMASEAGQLQLNVMEPVIAQCLFEDISLLTNALSTLRERCIDGITVNEEVCRAYVMNSIGIVTYLNDLIGHGEGDAIGKEAARTGKGIRQIVLERGLLSEDELDRALSVENLMNPVYMGKIYESHEEA, from the coding sequence GTGTTAGCATTCCGCATCGAAGAAGATCTTCTTGGTCCCCGGCAGATCCCGAACGACGTCTACTACGGTGTCCACACCCAGCGGGCGATTGAGAATTTTCCTATCTCTGGGCGAACCATCAATGATACGCCGGACTTTATTCGGGGCATGGTGATGGTCAAGAAGGCCGAAGCGCTCGCGAACCGCGACAAGCGTGTACTTTCTTCCTCTGTGGCCGAGGCAATTGTTAACGCGTGTGACCTTATCTTGGATGAGGGGCGTTGCATGGATCAGTTCCCTGTGGACGCCTTCCAAGGTGGTGCCGGGACGTCGGTCAACATGAATACCAACGAGGTCATCGCAAATCTCGCGCTCGAAACGTTGGGCAAGGAGAAGGGGGACTACGACGTCATCCACCCAAACGACCACGTTAACAAGTCCCAGTCCACGAACGACGCCTACCCCACGGGTTTTCGTATCGCGTTGTATTGCATGTGCGAAAAGTTCATTACAGAGTTGGATCGGTTGCGTGACGCCTTTAACAAGGTCGCGCGGGAGCATATGCATGTGCTGAAGATGGGGCGCACCCAGCTTCAAGACGCCGTGCCGATGACGGTCGGCCAGGAGTTTGCCGCGTACTCGGTGCTCATGGAGGAAGAAGCGCGCAACGTGCGCCGCCAGATGGAGTTGCTGTTAGAGGTTAACCTCGGCGCGACGGCGATCGGTACGAAGCTCAATACTCCGGAGGGGTTCCAGGAGGCCGTCGTCGGGAGATTGGCGGAAGTCACTGGCCTGCCCGTGCGCGCGGCGCCGAACCTCATCGAAGCGACCTCGGACACTGGCGCGTATGTGGCCATATCAAGCGCTTTTAAGCGCATCGCCACGAAGGTGTCCATGATCTGCAACGACCTGCGCCTACTGTCGTCCGGGCCGCGGGCGGGCTTTAACGAGATCAATCTGCCGCAGATGCAGGCCGGCTCGTCGATCATGCCCGCGAAAGTTAACCCGGTGATTCCCGAGGTGGTCAATCAGGTGTGTTTCAAAGTGATCGGCAACGACTTCACAGTGACGATGGCCTCCGAGGCCGGCCAGCTCCAGCTCAACGTCATGGAGCCGGTGATCGCGCAGTGTCTCTTTGAAGATATTTCCTTACTGACGAATGCGCTATCCACGTTGCGTGAGCGCTGCATCGACGGCATAACGGTCAACGAGGAAGTGTGCCGCGCGTACGTGATGAACTCAATCGGCATCGTCACCTACCTCAACGACCTCATCGGCCACGGCGAAGGCGACGCGATCGGCAAGGAGGCCGCGCGCACGGGTAAAGGTATTAGGCAGATCGTCCTGGAACGCGGCCTGCTCTCGGAAGACGAGCTGGACCGCGCGCTCTCGGTTGAGAATCTCATGAATCCGGTCTACATGGGCAAGATCTATGAGTCCCACGAGGAAGCCTGA
- the ilvC gene encoding ketol-acid reductoisomerase, which translates to MAEIFYDSDADLSLIQSKKVAVIGYGSQGHAHALNLRDSGVDVVVGLRPGSPSIAKAQEQGLPTASIEEAVAQADVVMILAPDQHQRKLYSEQIEPNLKDDAALFFAHGFNIRFGYIRPDSSHDVCMVAPKGPGHTVRRLFEDGRGVPDIVAVEQDASGQAWDLALSYAKAIGGTRAGVIKTTFTEETETDLFGEQAVLCGGVSQLIQYGFEVLTEAGYQPEIAYFEVLHEMKLIVDLINEGGLTKQRWSISDTAEYGDYVSGPRVITAQVKENMQAVLADIQDGTFATRFISDQDNGAPEFQALRAKGEGHPIEKVGVELRKMFSWGTVDADYTDGSAAR; encoded by the coding sequence ATGGCAGAGATTTTTTACGATTCCGATGCGGATCTGTCTCTTATCCAGTCTAAGAAGGTGGCCGTTATCGGCTACGGATCACAGGGCCACGCTCATGCGCTGAACCTGCGCGATTCCGGCGTCGACGTCGTGGTCGGGCTTCGGCCGGGGTCGCCGTCGATTGCGAAAGCACAGGAGCAGGGCTTGCCGACGGCGTCGATCGAGGAGGCGGTGGCACAGGCCGACGTCGTCATGATCCTCGCCCCGGATCAGCATCAGCGAAAGCTCTACAGTGAGCAGATTGAGCCGAACCTCAAGGACGACGCCGCGCTCTTCTTCGCGCACGGCTTCAACATTCGCTTTGGCTACATTCGGCCCGATTCGAGCCACGACGTGTGCATGGTCGCCCCGAAGGGTCCAGGGCACACGGTCCGGCGTCTGTTCGAAGACGGTCGCGGCGTGCCAGACATTGTTGCTGTCGAGCAGGACGCCTCGGGTCAGGCCTGGGATCTCGCGTTGTCCTACGCGAAAGCGATCGGGGGCACCCGTGCGGGCGTCATTAAGACGACCTTCACCGAAGAGACGGAAACGGATCTTTTCGGCGAGCAGGCCGTCCTGTGCGGCGGCGTGTCTCAACTGATCCAGTACGGTTTCGAGGTGCTGACCGAGGCCGGCTACCAGCCGGAGATCGCCTACTTTGAGGTCCTGCACGAGATGAAGTTGATCGTTGATCTGATCAACGAGGGCGGCCTGACCAAGCAGCGCTGGTCGATTTCGGACACCGCCGAGTACGGCGACTACGTATCGGGACCGCGGGTCATCACCGCGCAGGTGAAGGAGAATATGCAGGCGGTGCTTGCAGACATCCAGGACGGCACGTTCGCCACTCGCTTCATCTCCGACCAGGACAATGGCGCACCGGAGTTCCAAGCGCTGCGTGCTAAGGGCGAGGGACATCCGATCGAGAAGGTCGGCGTAGAGCTGCGCAAGATGTTCTCGTGGGGCACGGTCGACGCCGACTATACGGACGGCTCTGCGGCCCGCTAA
- the ilvN gene encoding acetolactate synthase small subunit: protein MTSRRRTLSVLVENKPGVLARVSGLFARRAFNIHSLAVGPTDRPELSRITLVVDTDEAAFEQITKQLNKLINVIKITELERDLAVQRKLILAKVRADDTSRTNVIQVVELFRAKIVDVVPGAVTIEATGSDSKITALLDALEPYGVKEIVQSGSVAISRGARSMTEAVTERKQLRGV from the coding sequence ATGACCAGCCGACGTCGAACCCTGTCCGTTCTTGTTGAAAATAAGCCCGGTGTGCTTGCCCGCGTGTCAGGCCTCTTTGCGCGGCGCGCTTTTAACATTCACTCGCTTGCCGTGGGGCCGACGGACCGCCCGGAGCTGTCACGCATCACGCTCGTGGTTGACACAGACGAGGCCGCGTTTGAGCAAATTACCAAGCAGCTCAACAAGCTCATCAACGTCATTAAAATAACTGAGCTCGAGCGTGATCTCGCGGTCCAACGCAAGCTTATCCTGGCTAAAGTGAGGGCGGATGATACCTCGCGCACTAACGTAATCCAGGTTGTCGAGCTTTTCCGCGCGAAGATCGTCGACGTCGTGCCCGGCGCCGTCACGATCGAGGCCACCGGTTCGGATAGCAAGATCACCGCGCTTTTGGACGCGCTAGAGCCCTATGGTGTTAAGGAGATAGTCCAGTCGGGATCCGTGGCTATTTCTCGCGGAGCGCGGTCCATGACAGAAGCAGTAACCGAGCGCAAGCAGCTGCGCGGAGTATAA
- a CDS encoding aspartate:alanine exchanger family transporter, whose translation MTAVFEFLSSQTVLLAFFLVGLGMLFGHIKVKGVSLGAAAVLFVAIGVSAWGTSVGINVIVPHEIGHMGLALFAFAIGNNSGPSFFENVKKAVGPMGTLMLLYLLVAGVGYAVGKYVFGMDIALIAGAFAGAVTNTPALAAAGEAAGDPATATVGYSITYLFGVIGMMIAAAAALRKASEDTDKPEPVTHMNLRVDRDDSPRLGELIGLLKKPVEVSRMRRGETGPIWIPTRNDVLEKGDLLTVVGSVAELEQLEELVGHRSSHSLRADRRYLDFRRITVSNPKIAGMTIADIDEELSAKFGATASRVRRGDADMLAIPGFMLEMGDRVRVIGPTSNMKAISKYFGDSSKGLTDINPVILGLGIALGMAIGAIRIPLPGGSTFAMGAAAGALIVGLILGRVGRVGKQITALPNTTCAVLAEIGLLLFLAQAGTNAGSQILVAFSSGAWIQILLLGVVITSLLALGLYMTMRAIFKIGGTQLSGMLAGAQTQPAVLAFANTRTGADPRVALGYALVYPAAMIGKILVATVLGSLP comes from the coding sequence ATGACTGCCGTTTTTGAGTTTCTCTCATCGCAGACTGTTTTACTAGCGTTCTTCCTCGTGGGCCTCGGCATGCTTTTTGGGCATATCAAGGTCAAGGGCGTTTCGCTTGGCGCGGCTGCGGTGCTGTTTGTGGCGATCGGGGTCTCGGCGTGGGGCACGTCGGTGGGGATCAACGTGATTGTTCCCCACGAGATTGGCCACATGGGGCTGGCACTGTTCGCGTTCGCGATTGGCAACAACTCTGGCCCGTCATTCTTTGAGAATGTGAAGAAGGCAGTAGGGCCGATGGGCACGCTGATGCTGCTCTATCTCCTCGTCGCGGGCGTTGGCTATGCTGTGGGCAAGTACGTATTCGGTATGGATATTGCCCTGATTGCGGGCGCTTTTGCGGGTGCCGTGACGAATACCCCGGCGTTGGCAGCTGCCGGTGAAGCGGCTGGCGATCCAGCGACGGCCACAGTGGGCTACTCGATCACTTACCTCTTCGGCGTCATTGGCATGATGATTGCCGCGGCTGCAGCCTTGCGTAAGGCCAGCGAGGATACGGACAAGCCTGAGCCTGTGACTCACATGAATCTGCGCGTTGACCGGGATGACAGCCCTCGGCTCGGCGAGCTCATCGGCCTGCTGAAGAAGCCGGTGGAAGTCTCGCGCATGCGCCGCGGTGAGACAGGCCCCATTTGGATCCCGACCCGCAACGACGTCCTGGAAAAGGGGGATCTCCTCACGGTCGTCGGCTCCGTGGCCGAGTTGGAGCAGCTGGAGGAGCTGGTCGGTCACCGATCCTCACACTCCTTGCGTGCTGACCGCCGCTACCTCGATTTCCGGCGCATCACGGTGTCGAATCCGAAGATTGCGGGCATGACGATCGCTGACATAGATGAGGAGCTTTCGGCCAAGTTCGGCGCGACGGCCTCGCGTGTGCGGCGCGGTGACGCGGACATGCTCGCTATCCCCGGCTTTATGCTGGAAATGGGTGATCGCGTGCGCGTGATTGGCCCGACGTCGAACATGAAGGCCATCTCCAAGTATTTCGGCGATTCGTCGAAGGGACTGACCGACATCAATCCGGTTATTCTTGGCCTCGGTATTGCGCTCGGTATGGCGATCGGTGCGATTCGTATTCCGCTGCCGGGTGGATCGACTTTCGCCATGGGCGCCGCCGCAGGCGCTCTCATTGTGGGCCTTATCTTGGGGCGCGTGGGTCGTGTGGGCAAGCAGATCACTGCTCTTCCGAATACGACATGCGCGGTGCTCGCGGAGATCGGCCTGCTCCTCTTCCTGGCGCAGGCGGGTACGAATGCAGGTAGCCAGATTCTCGTGGCGTTCTCTTCGGGCGCCTGGATCCAAATCTTGTTGCTCGGCGTCGTGATCACTAGCCTGTTGGCTCTCGGCTTGTACATGACGATGCGTGCCATCTTCAAGATCGGTGGGACCCAGCTCTCGGGCATGCTTGCTGGTGCGCAGACCCAGCCTGCGGTGCTCGCCTTTGCCAATACACGCACCGGCGCTGATCCACGCGTGGCGCTTGGTTATGCCCTGGTGTATCCGGCAGCGATGATTGGCAAGATCCTCGTGGCAACGGTTCTAGGATCCTTGCCGTAA
- the ilvD gene encoding dihydroxy-acid dehydratase has protein sequence MAGARALWRATGMRQEDFGKPIIAVANSFTQFVPGHVHLQGMGQLVIDAIGRAGGVGKEFNTIAVDDGIAMGHEGMLYSLPSRELIADSVEYMVNAHCADALVCISNCDKVTPGMLMAAMRLNIPVVFVSGGPMESGKAVEGVVEHNIDLVDAMAQAVNESVTDAQLLAIEENACPTCGSCSGMFTANSMNCLTEALGLSLPGNGSTLATAARRKDLFERAGELIVELCKRYYDDGDERVLPRNIATPAAFRNAMTMDIAMGGSTNTVLHILAAAREGEVDFSLADIDALSRRTPCLSKVAPNSTQFHMEDFHRAGGIPAILGELDRGGLLERDVHAVHSDSLDQWLGEWDVRGGSASAAAQDLYTVAPGNVRTTAAFSQDRRYESIDSDAVSGCIRDLAHAYTADGGLCVLYGNLAEDGAVIKTAGIDESLFHFEGTARVVESQEDAIDLILAKKVNPGDVVVIRYEGPKGGPGMQEMLYPTSYLKGLGLGKVCALITDGRFSGGTSGLSIGHISPEAASGGTIGLIEDDDRIVIDVPTRLLKLDVPDEELVRRRAAKGEVPWKPNRARRVSKALEMYAAMATSASSGAVRQI, from the coding sequence ATGGCCGGCGCGCGTGCCCTCTGGCGGGCGACTGGCATGCGGCAAGAGGATTTCGGTAAACCGATCATTGCGGTAGCGAATTCTTTTACGCAGTTTGTGCCCGGTCACGTGCATTTGCAGGGCATGGGCCAGCTGGTCATTGACGCGATTGGGCGTGCCGGCGGCGTTGGCAAGGAATTTAACACGATAGCGGTAGACGACGGCATCGCGATGGGGCATGAGGGTATGCTGTATTCGCTGCCCAGCCGTGAGCTCATTGCCGATTCAGTCGAGTACATGGTCAATGCGCACTGCGCCGATGCACTGGTATGTATCTCGAATTGCGACAAGGTTACTCCAGGAATGTTGATGGCAGCGATGCGGCTGAACATTCCGGTTGTTTTCGTCTCGGGCGGCCCGATGGAGTCCGGCAAGGCGGTCGAGGGCGTGGTCGAACACAATATCGACCTTGTGGATGCGATGGCACAGGCGGTCAACGAATCGGTCACTGACGCACAGCTCCTCGCGATCGAAGAAAACGCATGCCCGACGTGTGGATCCTGTTCAGGGATGTTTACCGCGAACTCGATGAACTGCTTGACCGAAGCACTTGGCTTATCGTTGCCCGGTAACGGCTCCACGCTCGCCACAGCTGCGCGGCGCAAGGATCTCTTCGAGCGCGCCGGAGAGCTCATCGTCGAGCTGTGCAAGCGCTATTACGACGACGGCGACGAGCGCGTCCTCCCGCGCAACATCGCCACGCCGGCCGCTTTCCGCAATGCCATGACGATGGATATCGCGATGGGCGGCTCTACGAACACGGTCTTGCACATTTTGGCTGCCGCCCGCGAGGGCGAGGTCGACTTTTCGCTTGCGGATATCGATGCCCTTTCGCGCCGCACGCCCTGCCTATCGAAGGTAGCTCCGAACTCTACGCAGTTCCACATGGAAGACTTCCATCGTGCTGGCGGCATCCCGGCAATTCTGGGCGAGCTCGACCGCGGCGGACTCCTCGAGCGCGATGTACACGCAGTCCATTCCGACTCTCTCGATCAGTGGCTGGGGGAGTGGGATGTGCGCGGCGGATCTGCCTCCGCAGCGGCCCAGGATCTATACACGGTGGCGCCGGGCAATGTCCGCACGACCGCGGCTTTCTCCCAAGATAGGCGCTACGAGTCTATTGACAGCGACGCCGTCTCCGGCTGCATCCGTGACCTCGCGCACGCATACACCGCCGATGGCGGCCTGTGCGTCTTGTACGGGAACCTTGCCGAGGATGGTGCCGTGATTAAGACCGCCGGGATTGACGAATCGCTCTTCCACTTTGAGGGGACAGCCCGCGTGGTTGAGTCGCAAGAGGATGCGATTGATCTGATCTTGGCCAAGAAGGTCAATCCGGGAGACGTCGTCGTGATCCGGTATGAAGGGCCAAAAGGCGGGCCTGGGATGCAGGAGATGCTGTATCCGACCTCCTACCTTAAGGGGCTCGGTCTGGGGAAGGTCTGTGCGCTGATCACCGACGGGCGTTTTTCCGGGGGCACGTCGGGACTATCAATCGGACACATTTCGCCGGAAGCAGCCTCGGGTGGAACGATTGGGTTGATTGAAGATGATGACCGCATCGTGATTGACGTGCCTACCCGCCTGCTTAAGCTGGACGTGCCAGACGAGGAGCTGGTGCGACGTCGGGCAGCAAAAGGCGAGGTGCCGTGGAAACCGAACCGGGCCAGGCGGGTGTCTAAGGCGCTGGAGATGTATGCGGCGATGGCGACATCGGCGTCGTCTGGGGCTGTACGCCAGATTTAG
- a CDS encoding class I SAM-dependent methyltransferase, with product MVHSIAQNPYCQVGDVVPAYLDVRPGYPAKALASVGVEPHHVVVDVGAGTGKLTATLASLAREVWAVEPSADMRDGFRISLPDFPTERLIDASAERLPFADASVDILTFGQCWHWLDERRTAIEAARVLRPGGVVAILFNQLDVRQPWVHRLSRIMRSGDVHRADRAPDLRVPGHHGHMERPFSEIEFASVTWIDRLTPAQIAELGTTRSSWIRADDAGRARMRANLNWYMYEHLGWLEDGVVGLPYQLQLWTTSRLGRKDH from the coding sequence ATGGTTCACTCAATCGCGCAAAACCCGTATTGCCAAGTCGGCGATGTTGTCCCGGCTTACCTGGATGTCCGCCCTGGCTACCCCGCTAAAGCTTTGGCCTCTGTCGGTGTTGAACCGCACCACGTCGTCGTGGATGTTGGTGCAGGAACTGGCAAGCTCACCGCAACGCTTGCGAGCCTGGCTCGCGAGGTCTGGGCGGTCGAACCCTCAGCTGATATGCGTGATGGATTTCGTATCTCGCTACCCGATTTTCCGACTGAGCGTCTCATCGATGCCTCTGCTGAGCGACTTCCGTTTGCCGACGCCTCCGTCGACATTCTCACCTTTGGCCAGTGTTGGCACTGGCTCGACGAACGCCGTACTGCGATTGAGGCTGCACGTGTGCTGCGGCCGGGCGGCGTCGTCGCGATCTTGTTTAATCAGTTGGACGTGCGCCAGCCGTGGGTGCACCGACTCAGCCGGATCATGCGCTCCGGCGACGTCCACCGCGCCGACCGCGCGCCAGACCTGCGCGTCCCCGGCCACCATGGGCACATGGAGCGCCCCTTTAGCGAGATAGAGTTCGCCAGTGTGACCTGGATCGACCGCCTTACTCCGGCCCAGATTGCCGAGCTTGGCACTACGCGTTCGTCGTGGATTCGTGCCGACGACGCCGGGCGCGCGCGCATGCGGGCAAACCTGAACTGGTATATGTATGAGCATTTGGGATGGCTCGAGGACGGCGTCGTTGGGCTGCCCTATCAGCTTCAGCTGTGGACAACATCCCGGCTCGGGCGGAAAGACCACTAG
- a CDS encoding SLAC1 anion channel family protein: MNEISPSLRFFPVPLFASVMGVGGLALALRRAAALWGLPLWLSHTVLSIAIFLFLIITAGYIAKLIRYPGAARADLTHPIKMAFVPTITISILILATGLAPLAPGFANVLWWIGALGHLALTAYVVSSWYIRPDITRDTITPAWLIPIVGNVVTPLAVPRIGNLELAWLSFGVGATFWLALWPMLLNRTLVHDNPIPAKLTPTVAIFIAPPSIIGVSWQSLTGSLNNPVGYILYGIGVFLGILLLLQGPRLYRRPFALPILAYTFPLAALATLTISMATETGSVFHQTVALLTLMLSVIVICGVVGRVTYAAWRKKIFLGD, encoded by the coding sequence GTGAACGAGATCTCCCCCTCCCTGCGCTTCTTTCCGGTACCGCTCTTTGCGTCCGTCATGGGCGTGGGCGGTCTTGCACTCGCGTTGAGACGAGCAGCAGCGTTGTGGGGATTACCCCTATGGTTATCGCATACGGTTCTTTCGATCGCGATTTTCCTATTCTTGATCATTACCGCCGGCTACATCGCCAAACTGATCCGCTATCCGGGTGCCGCTCGCGCCGATCTCACACACCCGATCAAGATGGCCTTCGTGCCCACGATCACGATCTCAATTCTTATCCTTGCCACCGGCCTCGCACCCCTAGCGCCCGGTTTCGCCAACGTGTTGTGGTGGATCGGCGCCCTCGGCCATCTCGCACTCACCGCGTACGTTGTGAGCTCTTGGTATATTCGCCCAGACATCACACGCGACACGATAACGCCTGCCTGGCTCATACCCATTGTCGGAAACGTCGTCACTCCACTAGCTGTGCCTCGAATCGGCAATTTGGAGCTCGCGTGGCTGTCTTTCGGCGTCGGCGCCACGTTCTGGCTGGCCCTATGGCCGATGCTTCTGAACCGCACCCTGGTCCACGACAATCCTATCCCCGCCAAACTCACGCCCACAGTCGCCATCTTCATTGCGCCACCGTCCATCATCGGGGTGAGTTGGCAGTCTTTGACGGGTTCCCTCAACAATCCCGTCGGATACATCCTGTACGGCATTGGGGTCTTCCTCGGTATTCTCCTGCTTCTCCAAGGACCACGACTCTATAGGCGCCCCTTCGCCCTACCAATATTGGCATACACATTCCCACTTGCCGCGCTAGCGACGCTGACCATATCCATGGCCACAGAAACGGGCAGCGTTTTCCATCAGACAGTCGCCCTCCTAACGCTTATGCTCAGCGTGATAGTCATCTGCGGCGTCGTCGGGCGGGTCACCTACGCAGCCTGGCGCAAGAAAATCTTCCTGGGTGACTAA
- a CDS encoding NAD(P)-dependent malic enzyme — MAKPRPSYAVTLRIEVPYDDHAVPRITNEISYQDALITGIDMVHSDDEHLLFDVTCMTHDLDHAKKIRKKLQKISGVIVHGIHDATVQAHLGGKIEVTLKRPLKTRQDLSKIYTPGVAAICERIVEEPSEARRLTIKRNTVAVVTDGTAVLGLGDIGPLAAMPVMEGKAALFKNFAGVDAWPICLDTRDTEEIISIVKALAPGFAGINLEDISAPRCFEIERRLRNELDIPVFHDDQHGTAVVVLAALINALKVVNKKIEDVRIVVSGVGAAGNAIIRLLKSQGAYDIIGCGREGALGAFREEADPDRNWLALNTNPRAVEGDLKEVLKGADVFIGVSAGNLLVGADIATMADDAIVFALANPTPEVDPGEAGKNAAIVATGRSDYPNQINNVLAFPGLFRGMLDVRASEVTDQMLVVTANAIADAVEPTELNNAFIIPGVFTPDLAEKVAAAIREEFSTNQG; from the coding sequence ATGGCAAAGCCACGACCGAGTTACGCGGTCACACTGAGAATCGAAGTGCCTTACGACGACCACGCCGTGCCACGCATCACCAATGAAATCAGCTACCAAGACGCGCTGATTACCGGCATCGATATGGTGCATTCCGACGACGAGCACCTCCTTTTCGATGTCACATGTATGACCCACGATCTCGACCACGCGAAAAAGATCCGTAAGAAGCTTCAGAAGATTTCCGGCGTGATCGTCCATGGCATCCACGACGCCACCGTCCAGGCTCATCTGGGCGGCAAGATTGAAGTCACCCTCAAGCGGCCGTTGAAGACCCGCCAGGATCTGTCGAAGATCTACACCCCAGGCGTCGCTGCCATCTGCGAGCGGATTGTCGAGGAACCGAGTGAAGCGCGTCGGCTGACCATTAAGCGCAACACCGTGGCGGTGGTGACGGACGGCACCGCCGTGCTCGGGTTGGGGGACATCGGCCCGCTCGCCGCTATGCCTGTTATGGAAGGTAAGGCCGCGCTTTTTAAGAACTTTGCTGGCGTGGACGCGTGGCCCATCTGTCTGGACACCAGGGACACCGAAGAGATTATTTCGATCGTCAAAGCGCTCGCCCCAGGGTTTGCTGGCATCAATCTGGAGGACATCTCCGCTCCAAGATGCTTTGAGATCGAGCGCAGGCTGCGCAATGAGCTCGACATTCCCGTGTTCCACGACGATCAGCACGGCACCGCGGTGGTAGTGCTGGCGGCGCTGATCAACGCACTGAAGGTCGTAAACAAGAAGATCGAGGATGTGCGGATCGTGGTCTCCGGCGTGGGGGCGGCTGGCAACGCGATCATCCGTTTGCTCAAGAGCCAAGGGGCCTACGACATCATCGGATGTGGGCGCGAGGGCGCGCTCGGCGCGTTCCGTGAAGAAGCCGATCCGGACCGAAACTGGCTGGCGCTTAACACTAACCCGCGCGCGGTGGAGGGCGACCTCAAAGAGGTGCTCAAGGGAGCCGACGTCTTCATCGGCGTATCTGCAGGTAATCTGCTCGTTGGCGCCGACATTGCGACGATGGCCGACGACGCGATCGTGTTCGCACTGGCTAACCCCACTCCCGAGGTCGATCCGGGGGAGGCAGGTAAGAATGCCGCGATCGTGGCGACAGGGCGTTCGGACTACCCGAACCAGATCAATAATGTGCTCGCCTTCCCCGGCCTGTTCCGCGGCATGCTTGACGTCCGGGCAAGTGAGGTCACCGACCAGATGTTGGTGGTGACGGCAAACGCGATCGCGGATGCGGTAGAGCCGACCGAGCTAAATAACGCCTTCATCATTCCGGGCGTTTTCACGCCAGATCTTGCGGAGAAAGTGGCCGCTGCGATCCGTGAGGAGTTCTCGACCAACCAGGGCTAG